In Carettochelys insculpta isolate YL-2023 chromosome 31, ASM3395843v1, whole genome shotgun sequence, a single window of DNA contains:
- the C31H8orf58 gene encoding uncharacterized protein C8orf58 homolog isoform X2 produces the protein MSSELGGWGQAGSPTDPGLSGGLFPKSGRLLKSESEDSGVEMAGNENSPCTPLGSQSSFSLECLDGFQPSAAASGPEERCPEAERPGELEPLQERAHLQSLSVSKKLAQVVQRSRTLHTPSRSPKLLARRSLNLAELELLASCGLQGLSGRGRAAEGHSQPGSGCWSLQERSTEPCGEEAEVRQDPSLALPGQGLRYLEHVCLMLEKIAQLQRAYLQLQQQQKAMEHQQWGPPAGNAVPSVERPGRAPQQREPAQPDPAPGTREELEMQEEDLPVGSWRPHHFRAHLASDTGVQDQTGSSESEPARCRKTAVHCVSSSTLLDQSDWGARTLPPSLRLRHDRLHWGKVGVLIDRLTRKSLRPSELSPLRESAGDSRPYSLDASLEKAGSRPRSSFLPTLGVKKHRSKTLSVR, from the exons ATGAGCAGCGAGCTGGGCGGATGGGGCCAGGCCGGGTCACCCACAGACCCTGGCCTCTCTGGGGGGCTCTTCCCCAAGAGCGGCCGGCTCCTCAAGTCCGAGTCGGAGGACTCAGGGGTGGAGATGGCCGGCAACGAGAACTCGCCCTGCACCCCGCTGGGCTCGCAGAGCAGCTTCTCTCTGGAGTGTCTCGATGGCTTCCAGCCCTCCGCTGCGGCCAGCGGCCCGGAGGAGCGCTGCCCCGAAGCCGAGAGGCCCGGGGAGCTGGAACCTCTGCAGGAGCGGGCCCATCTCCAGAGCCTCTCGGTCAGCAAGAAGCTGGCCCAGGTGGTGCAGCGCTCCCGGACGCTCCACACGCCCAGTCGCTCTCCCAAGCTGCTCGCCCGCCGGAGCCTGAACCTGGCAGAGCTTGAGCTGTTGGCTTCCTGCGGCTTGCAGGGGCTGAGCGGTCgaggcagggctgcagaggggcacagtCAGCCCGGCTCCGGCTGCTGGAGCCTGCAGGAGCGGAGCACTGAGCCCtgcggggaggaggcagag GTGCGGCAAGACCCCTCCTTAGctctcccaggccagggcctgcGCTACCTGGAGCACGTCTGCCTCATGCTGGAGAAGATCGCCCAGCTACAGCGGGCCtacttgcagctgcagcagcagcagaaggcgaTGGAGCACCAGCAGTGGGGCCCGCCGGCTGGGAAC GCGGTGCCCTCTGTGGAAAGGCCAGGCCGAGCTCCACAGCAGCGAGAGCCGGCCCAGCCAGACCCAGCACCTGGCACCAGAGAGGAGCTGGAGATGCAGGAGGAGGATTTGCCTGTGGGGTCCTGGAGGCCCCATCACTTCAGGGCACACTTGGCCTCTGATACCGGGGTGCAGGACCAGACTGGGAGCTCAG AGAGTGAGCCAGCCCGCTGCAGGAAGACAGCCGTGCATTGTGTCAGCTCCTCCACCCTTCTGGACCAGTCCGACTGGGGAGCCCGTACCCTCCCGCCGAGCCTCAGACTCAGG CATGACCGCTTGCACTGGGGGAAGGTCGGAGTGCTAATCGACAGGCTCACCAGGAAGTCCCTCCGGCCTAGCGAGCTGTCTCCATTGCGGGAGTCCGCTGGCGACAGCCGACCCTACAG CCTGGACGCTTCCCTGGAGAAGGCAGGCTCTCGCCCCAGGAGCAGCTTCCTGCCCACACTGGGGGTGAAGAAACACCGCTCAAAAACCCTCTCTGTGCGCTGA
- the C31H8orf58 gene encoding uncharacterized protein C8orf58 homolog isoform X1, giving the protein MRRQRRGFVLQPLGSRAGAQKPWESCVVLTSVSVYRKLQEASEGSPEPPPEPQQASRMSSELGGWGQAGSPTDPGLSGGLFPKSGRLLKSESEDSGVEMAGNENSPCTPLGSQSSFSLECLDGFQPSAAASGPEERCPEAERPGELEPLQERAHLQSLSVSKKLAQVVQRSRTLHTPSRSPKLLARRSLNLAELELLASCGLQGLSGRGRAAEGHSQPGSGCWSLQERSTEPCGEEAEVRQDPSLALPGQGLRYLEHVCLMLEKIAQLQRAYLQLQQQQKAMEHQQWGPPAGNAVPSVERPGRAPQQREPAQPDPAPGTREELEMQEEDLPVGSWRPHHFRAHLASDTGVQDQTGSSESEPARCRKTAVHCVSSSTLLDQSDWGARTLPPSLRLRHDRLHWGKVGVLIDRLTRKSLRPSELSPLRESAGDSRPYSLDASLEKAGSRPRSSFLPTLGVKKHRSKTLSVR; this is encoded by the exons CTGGTGCACAGAAGCCCTGGGAGAGCTGCGTGGTGCTAACCTCGGTCAGCGTCTACCGCAAGCTGCAGGAAGCTTCCGaaggcagccctgagccccctcccgagCCGCAGCAGGCCAGCAGAATGAGCAGCGAGCTGGGCGGATGGGGCCAGGCCGGGTCACCCACAGACCCTGGCCTCTCTGGGGGGCTCTTCCCCAAGAGCGGCCGGCTCCTCAAGTCCGAGTCGGAGGACTCAGGGGTGGAGATGGCCGGCAACGAGAACTCGCCCTGCACCCCGCTGGGCTCGCAGAGCAGCTTCTCTCTGGAGTGTCTCGATGGCTTCCAGCCCTCCGCTGCGGCCAGCGGCCCGGAGGAGCGCTGCCCCGAAGCCGAGAGGCCCGGGGAGCTGGAACCTCTGCAGGAGCGGGCCCATCTCCAGAGCCTCTCGGTCAGCAAGAAGCTGGCCCAGGTGGTGCAGCGCTCCCGGACGCTCCACACGCCCAGTCGCTCTCCCAAGCTGCTCGCCCGCCGGAGCCTGAACCTGGCAGAGCTTGAGCTGTTGGCTTCCTGCGGCTTGCAGGGGCTGAGCGGTCgaggcagggctgcagaggggcacagtCAGCCCGGCTCCGGCTGCTGGAGCCTGCAGGAGCGGAGCACTGAGCCCtgcggggaggaggcagag GTGCGGCAAGACCCCTCCTTAGctctcccaggccagggcctgcGCTACCTGGAGCACGTCTGCCTCATGCTGGAGAAGATCGCCCAGCTACAGCGGGCCtacttgcagctgcagcagcagcagaaggcgaTGGAGCACCAGCAGTGGGGCCCGCCGGCTGGGAAC GCGGTGCCCTCTGTGGAAAGGCCAGGCCGAGCTCCACAGCAGCGAGAGCCGGCCCAGCCAGACCCAGCACCTGGCACCAGAGAGGAGCTGGAGATGCAGGAGGAGGATTTGCCTGTGGGGTCCTGGAGGCCCCATCACTTCAGGGCACACTTGGCCTCTGATACCGGGGTGCAGGACCAGACTGGGAGCTCAG AGAGTGAGCCAGCCCGCTGCAGGAAGACAGCCGTGCATTGTGTCAGCTCCTCCACCCTTCTGGACCAGTCCGACTGGGGAGCCCGTACCCTCCCGCCGAGCCTCAGACTCAGG CATGACCGCTTGCACTGGGGGAAGGTCGGAGTGCTAATCGACAGGCTCACCAGGAAGTCCCTCCGGCCTAGCGAGCTGTCTCCATTGCGGGAGTCCGCTGGCGACAGCCGACCCTACAG CCTGGACGCTTCCCTGGAGAAGGCAGGCTCTCGCCCCAGGAGCAGCTTCCTGCCCACACTGGGGGTGAAGAAACACCGCTCAAAAACCCTCTCTGTGCGCTGA